A window from Corynebacterium urealyticum DSM 7109 encodes these proteins:
- a CDS encoding FtsW/RodA/SpoVE family cell cycle protein: MTEAWLLLLTAVVTLTAVVSLELAQGNELSSSIFLLVGGFFLIFLVAHLVMNWVAPDADQVILPVAALLNGLGLVMIYRIDLATGMSLAKSQIMWMVIGVGLLVAVLVFLKDHRSLQDYAYLMGLVGLVLLALPIVWPTSLNADANVWISIGPFSIQPGEFAKILLLLFFAALLVSKRRLFSVTGKSLLGLQFPRMRDMGPLFLVWGLAMVISAAQNDFGPALLLFATVLGMLYIVTERASWVVLGVGLASVGAVAVYQVSDKIQTRVANFVDPFADFHNRGLQLAQSLFGLSYGGITGKGLGEGYPELIPVVQSDFILSAFGEELGLIGLSAILLLYAIFVLRGFTVSMHASDSFGKLVAAGLSLTVAVQVFVVVAGISKLMPMTGLTTPFLAHGGSSLLANYILLAILLRISDSARARRAVQDEGSKSGGTDAKSEEKQGAAQNNAEGELA, encoded by the coding sequence ATGACCGAAGCCTGGCTGCTGCTGCTCACCGCAGTGGTCACCCTGACGGCGGTCGTATCGCTGGAGCTGGCGCAGGGCAATGAGCTCAGCTCCAGCATCTTCCTGCTGGTCGGTGGGTTCTTCCTCATCTTCCTGGTCGCGCACCTGGTGATGAACTGGGTGGCCCCCGACGCGGATCAGGTGATACTGCCCGTCGCAGCTCTCCTCAACGGGCTGGGTCTGGTGATGATTTACCGCATTGACCTGGCCACGGGCATGTCCCTGGCAAAGTCGCAGATCATGTGGATGGTTATCGGCGTGGGCCTGCTGGTGGCGGTGCTGGTGTTCCTGAAAGACCACCGCTCGCTGCAGGACTACGCCTATCTGATGGGCCTGGTGGGGCTGGTGTTGCTCGCGCTGCCAATCGTGTGGCCGACCAGCCTCAATGCGGACGCCAACGTGTGGATCTCTATCGGGCCTTTCTCCATCCAGCCGGGCGAGTTCGCGAAGATCCTGCTGCTGCTGTTCTTCGCCGCACTCCTGGTCAGCAAGCGACGCCTGTTCTCCGTGACGGGTAAGAGCCTGCTGGGGCTACAGTTCCCCCGCATGCGCGACATGGGACCGCTGTTCCTCGTGTGGGGACTGGCGATGGTCATTTCCGCCGCGCAGAACGACTTCGGCCCGGCCCTGCTTCTCTTCGCCACCGTGCTGGGGATGCTGTACATCGTGACGGAGCGCGCCTCCTGGGTGGTGCTCGGCGTGGGGCTGGCCTCGGTCGGCGCGGTCGCGGTGTACCAGGTGTCCGACAAGATCCAGACCCGTGTGGCGAACTTCGTGGACCCGTTCGCGGACTTCCACAACCGGGGTCTGCAGCTCGCGCAGTCCCTGTTTGGCCTCTCCTACGGCGGGATCACCGGCAAGGGGCTCGGCGAGGGCTATCCGGAGCTGATCCCGGTGGTGCAGTCGGACTTCATCCTCTCCGCCTTCGGCGAGGAGCTCGGCCTGATCGGCCTATCCGCGATCCTGCTTCTGTACGCAATCTTCGTGCTCCGCGGCTTCACGGTGAGCATGCACGCCAGCGATTCCTTCGGCAAACTCGTCGCCGCTGGCCTGTCCCTGACGGTCGCGGTGCAGGTCTTCGTTGTCGTGGCGGGTATTTCCAAGCTCATGCCGATGACCGGCCTGACGACCCCATTCCTTGCCCACGGTGGCTCCTCGCTGTTGGCGAACTACATCCTGCTGGCGATCCTGCTGCGGATCTCTGACTCTGCCCGCGCCCGGCGCGCGGTGCAGGACGAGGGCAGCAAGTCCGGCGGGACAGATGCCAAGTCCGAGGAGAAGCAGGGGGCTGCGCAGAACAACGCGGAAGGTGAGCTCGCGTGA
- a CDS encoding FHA domain-containing protein, producing the protein MHTTLLLVVKIGLLVLLWFFIWMTLRALRKDLNYAANPGAAAGGGAPMGYAAPHVGLAGGTSSSGFRGTRHRTNPPKSLIITSGPLTGTTLNFQGYDEITIGRSSVSTLQLEDDFASGTHARLIRRGRDWFIEDQDSRNGTWLNGQRIDQPERLAEGMEVRIGQTQVRMEQ; encoded by the coding sequence GTGCACACCACGCTGTTACTAGTGGTCAAGATCGGCCTGCTCGTGCTGCTGTGGTTCTTCATTTGGATGACACTCCGCGCGCTTCGCAAGGATCTGAACTACGCGGCGAACCCCGGGGCTGCCGCTGGTGGTGGCGCGCCGATGGGCTACGCCGCCCCCCATGTTGGCCTGGCTGGTGGCACGTCTAGCAGCGGTTTCCGGGGCACGCGTCACCGCACGAATCCGCCGAAGTCCCTGATCATCACCAGTGGCCCGCTGACCGGGACCACACTGAACTTCCAGGGCTACGACGAGATCACGATCGGCCGTTCCTCGGTGTCCACACTGCAGCTGGAGGATGATTTCGCGTCGGGCACCCATGCCCGGCTCATCCGCCGGGGTCGGGACTGGTTCATCGAGGATCAGGATTCCCGCAACGGCACGTGGCTGAACGGCCAACGCATTGACCAGCCGGAACGGCTCGCCGAGGGAATGGAAGTCCGGATCGGGCAGACCCAGGTGAGGATGGAGCAATGA
- a CDS encoding PP2C family protein-serine/threonine phosphatase: protein MTDQRLALDFAASSDRGLVRTNNEDSAYAGPRLLALADGMGGHAAGEVASRFLVDTLRTLDSPLLDEPDERRRLTSVLERAVDEGNERIASHVDENPQLEGMGCTLTAILFSNAKAAMCHVGDSRAYRLRDGELTQITKDDTFVQTLVDEGKLDATDASSHPQRSLILKALTGRPVEPTFTEFEVLPGDRYMLCSDGLSDPVSLDTMRDILNAYDPATAADRLVEMALRGGGPDNVTVVVADVVDLADVEDDASGEGNAAGSAGRGPLPETPVLAGAASPTMQESRSFDTPAARAAASGASVTSSRAPRPPKDPEEVSEPAGVATLGDPGSEPAAAPASGAAEPTSADGTDVPKKKRGRGWIALVVACILVVGLGIAGFFGYQKIGETYFVAVEGKQIVVKNGVPGSLLGLSLNSTHQRICLDESASVRLIGADNGSPEDCHLFLTSDLTPSARSTVESMPEDSYQAVVEQVNRLAEETLPVCVTREKKDNGKRPGADRATSTARKGAEDLTTPGVSCREVK, encoded by the coding sequence ATGACGGATCAGCGCTTGGCTTTAGATTTCGCCGCATCCTCCGACCGCGGTTTGGTGCGCACGAATAATGAGGACTCAGCCTACGCGGGCCCGCGCCTGCTGGCTCTCGCCGATGGCATGGGTGGCCACGCGGCCGGCGAGGTCGCCAGCCGCTTCTTGGTGGACACCCTGCGGACGCTGGACTCTCCGCTCCTGGACGAGCCGGATGAGCGCCGCCGCCTCACCTCCGTGCTGGAGCGCGCGGTGGATGAGGGCAATGAGCGCATCGCCTCCCACGTGGATGAGAACCCACAGCTGGAGGGCATGGGCTGCACCCTCACCGCGATCCTATTCAGCAACGCTAAGGCCGCGATGTGCCACGTCGGCGACTCCCGCGCCTACCGGCTACGCGACGGGGAGCTCACGCAGATCACGAAGGACGATACTTTCGTCCAGACCCTCGTGGACGAGGGCAAGCTCGACGCCACGGACGCCAGCTCCCACCCCCAGCGCTCCCTGATCCTCAAGGCGCTTACCGGCCGGCCCGTGGAGCCAACCTTCACGGAGTTTGAGGTGCTGCCGGGCGACCGCTACATGCTGTGTTCCGATGGCCTCTCCGATCCGGTGAGCCTCGACACGATGCGGGACATTCTGAACGCCTACGACCCTGCCACCGCAGCCGATCGCCTCGTCGAGATGGCGCTGCGCGGCGGTGGACCAGATAACGTCACCGTCGTCGTCGCGGATGTTGTGGACCTCGCCGATGTCGAGGACGACGCGTCAGGCGAGGGTAACGCGGCAGGTTCTGCTGGTCGCGGCCCGCTGCCGGAGACCCCAGTGCTCGCTGGTGCTGCCTCCCCCACTATGCAGGAGAGCCGCAGCTTCGATACGCCCGCGGCCCGCGCCGCTGCCAGTGGCGCCAGCGTGACGAGCTCGCGGGCGCCTCGGCCCCCGAAGGATCCCGAGGAGGTTTCGGAGCCGGCTGGGGTAGCCACCCTTGGCGACCCTGGTTCGGAGCCGGCTGCTGCGCCCGCATCCGGCGCGGCGGAACCCACCAGCGCAGACGGAACCGACGTCCCTAAAAAGAAACGGGGACGGGGCTGGATCGCCCTGGTCGTCGCATGCATCCTCGTCGTTGGGCTCGGAATCGCCGGATTCTTCGGTTACCAGAAGATCGGCGAGACCTACTTCGTCGCCGTGGAGGGCAAGCAGATCGTCGTGAAGAACGGGGTGCCCGGCTCCCTGCTGGGCCTCTCCCTGAACTCCACGCACCAGCGGATCTGCCTCGATGAATCTGCCTCCGTGCGACTCATCGGCGCAGATAATGGCTCCCCCGAGGACTGCCACCTCTTCCTGACCTCCGACCTGACCCCCTCGGCGCGAAGCACCGTCGAGAGCATGCCGGAGGACAGCTACCAGGCCGTCGTCGAGCAGGTGAATCGACTGGCAGAGGAAACCCTGCCGGTGTGTGTCACCCGCGAGAAGAAGGACAATGGGAAGCGCCCCGGCGCAGACCGAGCCACGAGCACCGCCAGGAAGGGCGCTGAGGACCTGACGACCCCCGGCGTGTCCTGCCGGGAGGTGAAGTGA
- a CDS encoding penicillin-binding transpeptidase domain-containing protein encodes MNRPIKAVAIFSMILTVILLINLTYIQAFQTKELAENPLNARQFYDMKQRQRGQISAGGQVLAESVRDDNGYYNRRYVYAPEAFGSVEGYFSDRFGASGIEASQNAILSGEDDSLFARRMWDQISGKEVRGANVELTLSPQVQQVAYNELASKGYSGSVVALRPSTGAVLAMASTPSYNPSAITDQSPEAAAANFEALRQDAGSPLLNRSTQVTQPPGSTFKVITTAAALQAGDNADTPVSAASQTTLPDTVTTLENYDGQRCAGGETTTLRVAFEKSCNVPFVELSVKHGDDLFRKTAEAFGVGDSYEGLGLGMQRSTLGDLPDKAALGQSAIGQRDVSLTPLQNAVIAATIANGGVRMEPHLVSKITGPDLKTLKETKPKRLNRAIPKETAEQLKELMQGSERGGGGSATIASKTGTAEHGEVRGAAAPHTWYIAFSTEADVAVAVLVENGGGMGQGATGNAVASPIGRAVIAAAEQEQR; translated from the coding sequence GTGAATCGACCGATTAAAGCCGTAGCCATCTTCAGCATGATCTTGACGGTCATTCTGCTGATCAACCTGACCTATATTCAGGCCTTCCAGACCAAGGAGCTGGCGGAGAACCCGCTGAACGCGCGCCAGTTCTATGACATGAAGCAGCGCCAGCGCGGGCAGATCTCCGCTGGCGGGCAGGTACTGGCCGAGTCCGTGCGGGACGATAACGGCTACTACAACCGCCGCTACGTCTACGCCCCAGAGGCCTTCGGCTCGGTGGAGGGTTACTTCTCCGACCGCTTCGGTGCCTCCGGTATCGAGGCCAGCCAGAATGCCATTCTCTCGGGTGAGGACGACAGCCTCTTCGCTCGTCGTATGTGGGACCAGATCTCCGGCAAGGAGGTCCGCGGCGCGAATGTGGAGCTCACCTTAAGCCCGCAGGTGCAGCAGGTGGCCTACAACGAGCTGGCTAGCAAGGGTTACTCCGGCTCTGTCGTGGCCCTGCGCCCCTCGACGGGCGCGGTGCTGGCGATGGCCAGCACGCCCTCCTATAACCCGAGCGCGATCACGGATCAGTCCCCGGAGGCAGCGGCCGCGAACTTCGAGGCCCTCAGACAGGACGCAGGTTCCCCGCTGCTGAACCGCTCGACCCAGGTGACCCAACCCCCGGGCTCGACCTTCAAGGTGATCACCACCGCCGCCGCACTACAGGCCGGCGATAATGCGGATACTCCGGTCAGCGCCGCCAGCCAGACCACGCTGCCGGACACGGTCACGACCCTAGAGAACTACGACGGCCAGCGCTGCGCGGGCGGGGAGACCACCACGCTGCGAGTGGCCTTCGAGAAGTCCTGCAACGTGCCCTTCGTCGAACTGAGCGTCAAGCACGGCGATGATCTTTTCCGTAAGACCGCGGAGGCCTTCGGCGTGGGTGATAGCTACGAGGGCCTGGGGCTGGGCATGCAGCGCTCGACGCTGGGTGACCTGCCGGACAAGGCGGCCCTGGGCCAGTCCGCGATCGGCCAGCGCGATGTCTCCCTGACCCCGCTGCAGAACGCCGTGATCGCGGCGACGATCGCCAATGGTGGCGTGCGCATGGAGCCGCACCTGGTCTCCAAGATCACGGGCCCGGATCTGAAGACCCTGAAGGAGACGAAGCCAAAGCGGCTGAACCGGGCGATTCCGAAGGAGACGGCAGAGCAGCTCAAGGAGCTCATGCAGGGCTCCGAGCGCGGTGGCGGCGGCTCGGCCACCATCGCGTCGAAGACCGGTACCGCCGAGCACGGCGAGGTTCGCGGCGCGGCCGCCCCGCACACGTGGTACATCGCGTTTTCCACTGAGGCGGACGTGGCCGTCGCCGTCCTGGTGGAAAACGGTGGCGGCATGGGCCAGGGCGCCACGGGTAACGCCGTGGCCAGCCCGATCGGCCGTGCCGTCATCGCAGCCGCGGAGCAGGAGCAGCGCTAA